The following proteins are encoded in a genomic region of Sorangiineae bacterium MSr12523:
- a CDS encoding O-antigen ligase family protein gives MEHAWQEHAPSSGSRSHRVKKREEWTLRVGRWLLAGAVLFPALALGAIHTSMLLITSAMVGLAGVLVWMHAPVARPRLAASVLVATCVGLTLFTAFQLLPLPAGLLHLVAPRNADVWSRAFWPLHLPGPRFASITLDPVASGVEVLRGLTYLVAFLSVVRISASRHGALFCSAILVLSATVVGAAALAHPALGAERVFGIYRPTTLIGARHVATILNANALAAYINIGFFVALGEGLSSRPAVPRPVSLAFAAVLMAFEFWLASRGGVLACVAGAALLVWMTRVSSRSHRHSVKRVTYAVLVAVIVACVGMWVFASSDDAWNEVSDRDLSKLRVFEYAARMVWHHFFWGAGRGSFESTFPAFRDGTNYVTYTHPENVLLQWASEWGVPVTLAALGAIAWALRPSVLFSRSRPAVGAWVAIVTSFLHNLVDFNSEFPAVVLALSVCAGLIVGGTGVGTFRRVDIWAKRPRLLGYAVAGAIVVAGIPVLVHVNDDLYSDRTKLHDASLKPAPPDEFRVLAEGAISRHPSEPYLPFSGGMRAWVAGDESVLPWVSRALEVSPVYGPAHLILARTFFRAYPSQARLEYRYAIQQAAEWQRELATEAGHLVTGPEEALELVPDGALGLSVLQTLASRLGDRLPATQAVLDEEILRRKSDAADAIGRRAHALLADLANADVSPWCAESNRTDCIERAIEGARRLQQLKPTLCEGYEVEARARAESGDVDNALRQLEARSELVDNKSQCLDATLRLAKQFDRSADMTGVIDKLAKSGCANDDRCADLLLYVGRIEEGRGNLRRALMFFRRARERYSSRDDVVSARAHVAARLGLHAEALDEFNELAKRHPDNPDWAQKVTHERQAMLEPARGSHP, from the coding sequence GTGGAGCACGCCTGGCAGGAGCATGCCCCGAGCTCCGGCTCGAGGAGCCATCGCGTCAAAAAAAGGGAAGAGTGGACGCTGCGGGTAGGTCGCTGGCTCCTCGCCGGTGCCGTGCTGTTTCCTGCGCTCGCCCTCGGTGCGATTCACACCTCGATGCTCCTCATCACATCCGCGATGGTGGGGCTCGCCGGAGTGCTCGTCTGGATGCACGCCCCGGTGGCGCGCCCGCGCCTCGCCGCGAGCGTGCTCGTCGCCACCTGCGTCGGCCTCACGCTCTTCACCGCGTTTCAGCTTCTGCCGCTCCCGGCCGGTTTGCTCCACCTCGTGGCGCCGCGCAATGCGGACGTCTGGTCGCGCGCGTTCTGGCCCTTGCACCTGCCGGGGCCTCGGTTCGCGTCCATCACTTTGGATCCCGTGGCCAGCGGTGTGGAGGTGCTCCGTGGCCTCACGTACCTCGTCGCGTTCCTCAGCGTGGTGCGCATCTCGGCCAGCCGGCACGGCGCGCTCTTTTGCTCCGCGATCCTCGTGCTCTCCGCCACCGTCGTTGGTGCTGCGGCGCTCGCGCACCCGGCGCTCGGGGCCGAGCGCGTCTTCGGCATCTACCGGCCCACCACGCTCATTGGCGCGCGCCACGTCGCCACCATCCTCAACGCGAACGCGCTGGCCGCGTACATCAACATTGGCTTCTTCGTCGCGCTCGGTGAAGGCCTCTCGTCACGGCCCGCCGTTCCGCGACCCGTCTCCTTGGCCTTCGCCGCCGTGCTCATGGCCTTCGAGTTCTGGCTCGCCTCGCGCGGCGGTGTCCTCGCATGCGTCGCGGGCGCCGCTCTTCTCGTCTGGATGACGCGCGTCTCCTCGCGCAGCCATCGCCATAGCGTGAAACGCGTTACCTACGCGGTGCTCGTGGCGGTGATCGTTGCCTGCGTGGGCATGTGGGTCTTCGCCTCGTCCGACGATGCGTGGAACGAGGTCTCCGATCGCGATCTCTCCAAGCTGCGCGTCTTCGAATACGCCGCACGCATGGTCTGGCACCACTTCTTCTGGGGCGCCGGCCGTGGCTCCTTCGAGAGCACGTTCCCCGCTTTCCGCGACGGCACCAACTACGTCACGTACACGCACCCCGAGAACGTGCTTCTCCAATGGGCCAGCGAGTGGGGCGTGCCCGTCACCCTGGCCGCGCTGGGCGCCATCGCGTGGGCACTGCGGCCGTCCGTGCTCTTCTCGCGCTCGCGTCCCGCGGTCGGGGCGTGGGTCGCCATCGTCACCAGCTTTTTGCACAACCTGGTCGACTTCAACTCCGAGTTCCCTGCCGTCGTCCTCGCCCTTTCCGTGTGCGCGGGATTGATCGTCGGCGGCACGGGCGTCGGCACCTTCCGCCGCGTCGATATTTGGGCCAAGCGCCCGCGTCTTCTCGGGTACGCGGTGGCAGGCGCCATCGTGGTCGCGGGCATCCCCGTCCTCGTGCACGTGAACGACGACCTGTACTCGGACCGCACCAAGCTCCACGATGCGTCCTTGAAGCCCGCCCCGCCCGACGAATTTCGCGTGCTCGCCGAGGGTGCCATCTCGAGGCATCCCTCGGAGCCGTACCTCCCGTTCTCGGGCGGCATGCGCGCCTGGGTGGCCGGCGACGAATCCGTGCTCCCCTGGGTGAGCCGCGCCCTCGAGGTCTCGCCCGTCTATGGCCCGGCGCATTTGATCCTCGCGCGCACCTTCTTCCGCGCGTATCCGTCGCAGGCGCGCCTCGAGTACCGCTACGCGATCCAACAGGCCGCCGAATGGCAGCGCGAGCTCGCCACCGAAGCGGGCCACTTGGTGACGGGCCCCGAAGAAGCGTTGGAGCTCGTTCCGGACGGTGCCCTGGGCCTCTCCGTGCTGCAGACATTGGCCTCTCGCCTTGGCGATCGCCTGCCGGCCACGCAAGCGGTCCTCGACGAAGAGATCCTGCGCCGCAAGTCCGACGCGGCCGACGCCATCGGGCGAAGGGCCCACGCGCTGCTGGCCGATCTCGCCAATGCGGACGTTTCGCCCTGGTGCGCCGAGTCCAATCGCACCGACTGCATCGAGCGGGCCATCGAGGGGGCCCGGCGCCTGCAGCAGTTGAAACCCACGCTCTGCGAGGGATACGAGGTCGAGGCCCGCGCCCGCGCCGAATCCGGCGACGTCGACAATGCGCTGCGCCAGCTGGAAGCGCGCTCGGAATTGGTCGACAACAAGTCGCAATGCCTCGACGCCACGCTGCGGCTGGCCAAGCAGTTCGATCGCTCCGCGGACATGACCGGCGTCATCGACAAGCTGGCAAAGTCGGGCTGTGCCAACGACGACCGCTGCGCCGATCTCCTGCTGTACGTCGGGCGCATCGAGGAGGGGCGCGGAAACCTGCGCCGCGCGCTCATGTTCTTCCGCCGCGCGCGCGAACGTTATTCGAGCCGCGACGACGTCGTATCCGCCCGCGCCCACGTGGCGGCGCGCCTCGGGCTTCACGCGGAGGCACTCGACGAATTCAACGAGCTCGCCAAGCGCCACCCCGACAACCCGGACTGGGCCCAAAAGGTGACCCACGAACGACAGGCCATGCTCGAGCCTGCGCGAGGCAGCCACCCGTGA